A single Eleginops maclovinus isolate JMC-PN-2008 ecotype Puerto Natales chromosome 5, JC_Emac_rtc_rv5, whole genome shotgun sequence DNA region contains:
- the LOC134864222 gene encoding uncharacterized protein LOC134864222, giving the protein MSQTKTGCSQCCEMRILSCFALLLFLSASADNNGVWRESGENVTLRCYIAGCTEINSNTEYDGMYLYLKQNHKERKEVLYYHPYPKRTDKITPRDRYLGRIQTTGSLNDHTVTISRLTTDDSGFYSCVYTKFNHNESKCIVHTLFIKGVAPCSTTTVMLVASPNKKGPLVLIIGAACTICTTVTIIFTLLIVWACSRRRRTSVLQVSNEYVYETMTTTGRRPAQEQSSGRLHEYN; this is encoded by the exons ATGTCACAGACAAAGACAGGATGCAGTCAGTGCTGCGAGATGAGGATCCTCAGTTGTTTCGCACTGTTGCTCTTTCTTTCTGCCAGTGCAG ACAACAATGGAGTGTGGCGAGAGTCTGGCGAGAATGTCACATTGAGGTGTTACATTGCAGGATGTACCGAAATTAACAGCAATACCGAGTATGATGGGATGTATTTGTATCTGAAACAAAATCACAAGGAGCGGAAAGAGGTGCTCTACTATCACCCTTATCCAAAAAGAACTGACAAAATCACCCCAAGAGACAGATACTTGGGCAGGATTCAGACAACTGGATCTCTAAATGATCACACCGTCACCATCAGCCGGCTGACCACGGATGACTCAGGTTTCTACAGCTGTGTCTACACAAAGTTTAACCATAACGAATCCAAATGCATTGTCCATACACTTTTTATAAAAG GAGTGGCTCCATGTTCCACAACAACAGTAATGCTTGTGGCGTCTCCAAACAAGAAAGGTCCTCTAGTGTTAATCATTGGCGCAGCCTGCACCATCTGCACGACAGTCACCATAATCTTCACCCTGCTGATCGTCTGG GCGtgcagcaggagaagaagaacaagtGTCTTGCAGGTCTCAAATGAATATGTGTATGAAACGATGACAACAACAGGCCGCCGCCCTGCACAGGAGCAGTCCTCTGGAAGGCTGCATGAATACAATTAG